The following is a genomic window from Sutcliffiella horikoshii.
ATAGTGATGCGGCTACATCTTTCATGGATGGCCAATCTGAAATGGTAGAAGGAGAACATCTTACAGGGGATGATGCAGGGAAAATGGTCACGTTGGTGGAGGAAAACCTAGCCTCTGAAAATGACTGGTCAATAGGCGATGAAATCTCCATTACATCAGTGGAAACAGAAGAAACGGTAACACTTGAAATCAAAGGTATCTATTCTACTAGTGCGGAAATACCTCCACAAGCAGAAAGAATGCTATCAATGAACCCTTATAACTCTATTTATGTACCGATAGAAGCAGCTAATCAATTGAAGGGTGAAGAAGGGATCATTAATCAGGCCATCTATTATATGAATGACCCGTTAAACATTGATGCGTTTATGGAGGAAGCAAAAAATGAGAGTACCATTGATTTTGATACGTTTATTCTAAATGCGAATGATCAGCTCTATCAACAAATGATGGGACCGATCGAGAATGTATCATCCTTTTCTAACAAGATTGTGTTACTAGTCACGATTGCCGGATCGATTATTCTTGGCTTGATTGTCATGATGACCATTCGAGAAAGAAAGTATGAGATGGGCGTTTTATTAGCAATTGGAGAGAAACGAAAAAAATTAGTAGGTCAATTCCTTGTAGAAATATTGATGGTTGCGGTATTGGCTATGGGGCTATCCCTGGTGACAGGCAGCTATGTGGCAGAAGCAGTAGGGAACCAATTACTAGAACAAGAGCTTACCGCCTCTGAAGAAAGTAACGAACCACAATCCTTTACCAACAGGCGAGGAATGATGGGAGCAATGGGACCTGGAGGCATGATTCAAACCCAGGACGTACAAACGATAGAAGAACTAGCCATTGGCGTTACAGCCGAAAACATTATCATGATGGTTGGAATTGGACTACTTGTCATTTTATTTTCAACACTTGTTCCTGCCTTAAGTGTTCTTCGAATGAATCCAAAAGCAATTTTGACTAATCAAGACTAGGAGGTACATGATGAGTAAACTATTATCGTTACAGCAAGTAAGTTACTGGTACAAACAAGGTTCCATGCAACAGTATATTTTAAAAGATGTGGACATGGCATTTGAGAGAGGTACCTTTTATACCATTGTAGGACCATCAGGATCTGGGAAAACAACATTCCTCGCCTTGGTTTCTGCGCTCGATACTCCTAAAGAGGGCATGGTTCTCTATGAAGGAACCGACTTGAGCAAAATTGGTTTAACCAAGTTTCGGAATCAATATGTATCCATTGTGTTTCAGTCCTATAATCTCCTTCCATATATGACAGCGATTCAAAACGTCTTAACGGCAATGGAAATAACGGGCGTGAAGCAGCAAAATAAAAAGCAATACGCCCTGGATTTATTGGAGAGAGTAGGCATTTCCAAAGACCAGGCGAATCAAAAAGTCTTAACGCTTAGCGGAGGGCAACAACAAAGAGTATCCATCGCACGCGCCATCTCTTCGTCTGCAGATCTGATAGTTGCGGACGAGCCTACAGGGAACTTGGATGAAGAAACAGCGAAAAGTATCATTACTTTATTACAAAAGCTTGCCCATGATGAAGGGAAATGCGTGATCGTCGTCACACATGACCAAAGTATCGCAAGTGATTCTGATGTAAAAGTTACCTTAACGAAAGGGAGAATGGTAGAGGAGAGGATGAGAGAAGCGGTAGTTAGGTAAGATATTCGAACCCGAATGATGGACACCACCGTCATTCGGTTTTTTTGTTGTTTGAGAAACTATAAAATAATGGAATGCTGGATTCTTTGGGATGAAGACCTCCGTGACGAGGGAAAAGGAGGAGAGAGGTCCTCATCACTCGTATGAAGACCTCCGTGACGAGGAAAAAGGAGAAGAGAGGTCCTCATTGCCGTTATGAAGACCTCGGTGACGAGAAATCAGGAGAAGAGAGGTCCTCATCGCCGTTATGAAGACCTCGGTGACGAGGAAAAAGGAGAAGAGAGGTCCTCATCGCCAATATGAAGACCTTGATGACAAGGTCTTCATGTTGAAATAGTCGAATATGAGCGCAAATGAAAAATTCGGCCAAGGTTAACATTTCAGAGCCATATGAAAAGCAAGAAAGCGCCCCAAGAAATTGAGATCTTGGGCCGTGGTTTTAGGTCGCATTAGCAATTTTGGTCTAGACTCTCAAAACTACCCAGCTTTCCACAAATTTTACAACACCTTCATACCCACTTAACATTCCATCGGTAAAATTTTAAATGTTCAAAATAGTTCGGTGGAGGTTAGTGATGAGGAAAGAGAACCGTAAGTTTGGTAGGAAGCTGCTGTCGTCATTGATGATTTTTACTATTGTGGGAACGAGTTTTCAGCCGGTTGTGCCGCGAACTGTGGTGCATGCGGAGGAAGAGGTTACAGAAACGGAAACGACTCCTGTTGAGGAAAATGAGGTAACTAATCCGGAGGAAAGTAGCGAACCGGTTGAAAGTACAGACCCATCTGCTGAGGAACAGGTAGAACCACAGACGCCTGAAGTGGAAGCGGTGGAAGAAGAGGTAACGGAAGAACCTGCAACAGAAGAAGCCGAAGTTGAAGAGCCTGTAAAAGAAGAACCAGAAACAGAAGTTGCTCCATCTTCCAAAGAGGAAGAAGTGGGTGAATCAACGGAACAACCAGAAGAACCTACTGAAGTGCAACAAACGGAAGAAGAAACCATCACAGAAGAGCTGGATTACAACCTGCTCCCGCATCTACTCATCACAGAAATTTCTCCAAACTCAGCTGGTACTGATCATTATGAGTACTTTGAGCTTTACAATAATACAGACAAGGCAATATCTACAGCGAATCTAAATTTTATCTATACATACACGGATACAGGAAAGGAGATTCCTTTCACAGTTCCTGAAACGACCATTGAATCACAGGAAACCCTAGTATTTTGGTATAACAATGGAGACCGTAGTTTAGCTGATTTAAACGAGAACTATGGGTTGGCGTTAACGGAAGAGCAGGTGGTTTCTTTCAAAGATGTCTTCCCGGGTTTTGCGAATGGTGGAAACCGCGCATTGGTGATCAAGGATAAGCAAGGGAAGGAATTGGTTTCTGCCAGTTATCTAGGAAACGAGAATGATAACAACGGAGCGGGAATTGAGTATAAGTTTCCGGCGAGCGGGACGGTGATGGACAAGCATGCGGTTCTTGCATTGCCAACGCCTGGAACCATTGATGCTGTTCAAGTTCCTGAACAGCCGGTGACTGTGGAGGAAGAGGAAGCGCCTGTCGCAGACAAAACACTGCCAGTGATTGAACACACCGCCGTTACAGAAGTGGAAAGGTTCACTGCCATCACTATGCAAGCGACGATAACGGATGAAGTTGGTGTAACTACAGCAACATTATTTTATAAAAAAGAATCAGAGGAAAGTTATACGAGTCTAAGCATGCAACAACAAGAGGCAACGTCTACCTATACTGCTGAAATTCCAGCTTCTAAGGTGAATGGGCCAATCACTTATTACATCGAAGCATCGGATGGAACCAACACAGCAGCGACGGAGACGTCCACGATTGAGGTGGAGGTACCAGCAGAAACATACAGTGAGCTACCATTGCTTATTACCGAGCTGTCCCCGAACTCTAAAGGGGGAGGGACGGATTACTACGAGTTTTTTGAGGTGTATAACAATACGAATCAGCCTATGAATCTAGCAAACTATTCGTTTGTTTATAAATATACGGACACGGGAAGTGAGCTGCCATTCCAGGTGCCTGCAGTGATCTTGGAGCCGCAGGAGGAAATCGTATTTTGGTATAACAACGGAAACAGGACGCTAGCTGAGTTTAACGAAAACTTTGGGCTCGCGCTCACAGAAAGTCAGGTTGTAGAGTTCAAGGATGTCTTCCCTGGCTTCGCAAATGGCGGCAATCGTGCTCTTGTGATCAAGGATGCAGAGGGTGCGGAGGTTGTGTCTGCAAGCTATCTTGGCAGTGACAATGATAATAATGGAGCGGGCATTGATTATCTGTTTCCATCTAGCGGGACAGAGATGCTGAAGCTAGAAGGTTTGGCTGCGCCGACACCAGGTATGGCGAAAGAAAGCCAGGTGCCGACTAACCCGGTGGAGCTAGAGGAAATACCGGAAGATACGGTAGCGCCTGTGGTAGAGCATACACCTGTCACAAATGGAACTGCGTACTCGCCAATTCGGATTGAAGCGACGATTACTGATGACATGGCAAAGCCTTTTGCGACTTTATTTTATAAAAAGCAAGGGGAGGAGACATTTACTTCGTTGTCCATGAACCCAACGTCTGAAGGATCTTCTGTCTATACGGCAGAAATACTTGGGGCGGATGTTTCAGGGAATATCGTTTACTATGTGGAAGCTTCAGATGGTTGGAATGTTTCCAAGACGGAAGAGTTCACGATTGAAGTAGAACAAATTGAAGTGGATTATCAATCTCTGCCGCCATTTTTGGTGACAGAAGTGGTTCCGGATTCGACGAATGTTGGGTCAGCGGATGGCTATGAGTTCATTGAAATCTATAATAATACGAATCAGGATCTTAGTTTTAAAGATTATAAGCTTTATTATCGTTACGGAGCGGAGAGTGCGACAGATGTGGTGTGGCCTTCGATTCCAGATGATGTGGTGATTCCATCCAAGGAAACACTTGTATTCTGGATCATCAATGCGCAAAACCGCGAGCAGACCGTGGCGGATTTCAACGCAAATTATGGTTCCAATTTGGTGGAAGATCAGAATATCGTCCGCATCTACAGCGATGGTATGGCCAATGGCGGGATGCGCGGACTTGTGGTAGCAACGAACTCTAAACAGGAGCTTGCGGTTGCCTACTACAATGATGTTCCAAATGTAAAGGACACGGCAGCCAATATGGGTGTGTTTTATCAATACCCGCTAGATGGTTCCACTCAAATGATCAAGACAAGTGCAGCGGAAAAAGCAGCAACGCCTGGTATGGTGGACGCTTCACAAGTGCCTGCGGAAACGGTTCAGATCGAAGCAGATACGATAGCGCCGACTTATGAAAATTTAACAAAGGTCACCGAGGTTGACCAGACGGAGAATATCGAAATCGTTCTGGATGCGCAGGATGATAAGGAAGTGAAGACGGTCCGTTTATTTTACCGAACGAACGACCAGACCGACTTCAAACACGCGATCCTGACGAAGGATTACAATGACCTGCTTTACCACTATACAATCTACTCGCCTGAAATTATTGCGAAAGAGTATGTGGAATATTATTTCGAGATTTCGGATGGCATGAATGAAGTGACAACAGAGACGTATAAGGTGAAGGTCGCAACGGAATTGGATTTCTCCAGTCTCCGCTTGAATGTAAAAGAAGGCGAGATTCTTGCTGGGGAGAAGATTTTGAAAGGGACTTCCAGCACGGATGCCCCGGAAGATGTGAAGCTTTTGATAGACGGTGTGGAAGTGGAAGGGGAAACATTCCAGGCTGTTGAGCATACCTCTTATTTTGCTTTTGAGGTGAGCGGCATCAATACCTTCTTCCAGAACGGAGTAACCATGGGGGATGAGGTTCTGCATATTTTTGATGACTGGATCAATGAATGGCAGACGATCACAGTTCCGATTGATCCGGACAAACTCGAGCTTGGCGACAATACGATTACGATTCGTGCAGGTAACAAGGCGTCTCCGTTTGACTTGGAGTCCGAAGACAACCGTGACGATTATAACTTGAGAAACGTTCGCCTCGTTTTGGCAGATGGAACGATTCTGCGTGATGCGGTGAAAAATGACCCGGCGCAAGTGTTTGACATGGGCGATGACGGAACAGACCGCATTTTTGAGGACTTCACTTTTACGGTCACAGGGGAGCAGGCGCCATCCAAATCTTATAAGTGGGACACAGCTTCTGTCTCGGATGGGGAGCATGTGATTTCTGCTATGGATGCAGATGAGGAGATCTCAACAAAGGTGATGGTGGATAACACCGCGCCAAGCATCACGACTTCTCTAGAAGAAGGAAAAGAATACAAAGGTGCTTTTACGATTGATGTGACAGCAACCGATGCGATTGCTGGTGTAAAAGAAACGATGGTGCTCCTTGATGACAAGGAAATTGCGGTACCTTTTGAAACGGCATCTTCTAAGCTTTCGGCTGGCGAACATACGTTGAAAATCGTGGCGATCGATGAGGTAGGGAACGAAG
Proteins encoded in this region:
- a CDS encoding ABC transporter permease yields the protein MNFIKRAYWSVTARKGKSLILLVVLAVISVFVLTGLTIQTAAEESSNLARQELGGDVTLTVDRQSLVENGGEERRRQAMFQPIPIDIEDAESLIGSDYVEGYNFYSTTSAMAADFTAIGGAEEESTIEEDQDQGSMMPGRMGGGMNADLDVQGVLYSDAATSFMDGQSEMVEGEHLTGDDAGKMVTLVEENLASENDWSIGDEISITSVETEETVTLEIKGIYSTSAEIPPQAERMLSMNPYNSIYVPIEAANQLKGEEGIINQAIYYMNDPLNIDAFMEEAKNESTIDFDTFILNANDQLYQQMMGPIENVSSFSNKIVLLVTIAGSIILGLIVMMTIRERKYEMGVLLAIGEKRKKLVGQFLVEILMVAVLAMGLSLVTGSYVAEAVGNQLLEQELTASEESNEPQSFTNRRGMMGAMGPGGMIQTQDVQTIEELAIGVTAENIIMMVGIGLLVILFSTLVPALSVLRMNPKAILTNQD
- a CDS encoding lamin tail domain-containing protein gives rise to the protein MRKENRKFGRKLLSSLMIFTIVGTSFQPVVPRTVVHAEEEVTETETTPVEENEVTNPEESSEPVESTDPSAEEQVEPQTPEVEAVEEEVTEEPATEEAEVEEPVKEEPETEVAPSSKEEEVGESTEQPEEPTEVQQTEEETITEELDYNLLPHLLITEISPNSAGTDHYEYFELYNNTDKAISTANLNFIYTYTDTGKEIPFTVPETTIESQETLVFWYNNGDRSLADLNENYGLALTEEQVVSFKDVFPGFANGGNRALVIKDKQGKELVSASYLGNENDNNGAGIEYKFPASGTVMDKHAVLALPTPGTIDAVQVPEQPVTVEEEEAPVADKTLPVIEHTAVTEVERFTAITMQATITDEVGVTTATLFYKKESEESYTSLSMQQQEATSTYTAEIPASKVNGPITYYIEASDGTNTAATETSTIEVEVPAETYSELPLLITELSPNSKGGGTDYYEFFEVYNNTNQPMNLANYSFVYKYTDTGSELPFQVPAVILEPQEEIVFWYNNGNRTLAEFNENFGLALTESQVVEFKDVFPGFANGGNRALVIKDAEGAEVVSASYLGSDNDNNGAGIDYLFPSSGTEMLKLEGLAAPTPGMAKESQVPTNPVELEEIPEDTVAPVVEHTPVTNGTAYSPIRIEATITDDMAKPFATLFYKKQGEETFTSLSMNPTSEGSSVYTAEILGADVSGNIVYYVEASDGWNVSKTEEFTIEVEQIEVDYQSLPPFLVTEVVPDSTNVGSADGYEFIEIYNNTNQDLSFKDYKLYYRYGAESATDVVWPSIPDDVVIPSKETLVFWIINAQNREQTVADFNANYGSNLVEDQNIVRIYSDGMANGGMRGLVVATNSKQELAVAYYNDVPNVKDTAANMGVFYQYPLDGSTQMIKTSAAEKAATPGMVDASQVPAETVQIEADTIAPTYENLTKVTEVDQTENIEIVLDAQDDKEVKTVRLFYRTNDQTDFKHAILTKDYNDLLYHYTIYSPEIIAKEYVEYYFEISDGMNEVTTETYKVKVATELDFSSLRLNVKEGEILAGEKILKGTSSTDAPEDVKLLIDGVEVEGETFQAVEHTSYFAFEVSGINTFFQNGVTMGDEVLHIFDDWINEWQTITVPIDPDKLELGDNTITIRAGNKASPFDLESEDNRDDYNLRNVRLVLADGTILRDAVKNDPAQVFDMGDDGTDRIFEDFTFTVTGEQAPSKSYKWDTASVSDGEHVISAMDADEEISTKVMVDNTAPSITTSLEEGKEYKGAFTIDVTATDAIAGVKETMVLLDDKEIAVPFETASSKLSAGEHTLKIVAIDEVGNEAVKVVHFTVVNENPLKPELVSPADDEETPVDGDPTLKVKVADPTDDDLDVTFYGGYKYDVTQGDRMKGFKNANEVEPPQMMVPEGEEAFTEEDIALVSNEDGEYLITDSSTEFPYHRFDVTVDDSVQEGDTVELVWKGNSLEGRKVTMYAWNHTSNKWEIVDYKIAGTEDFGLQGEVAVADFVKESNINVLVQDEIPASPEEYDYTFVWMSDTQYYSESFPHIYERQTEWIAEMEEEMKIEYVFHTGDLVNTADQEGQWNYADQYMGVLDEREIPYGVLAGNHDVDHKTNDYTEYYKYFGADRFEDKPFYGGTYKNNRGHYDLISSNGNDYIMVYLGWGVEDEGIAWVNEVLAAHPDRMAILSFHEYLQATGVRHPLGDKLYEEVVLPNENVIAVLSGHYHEAQTLIDEVDDDGDGVADRKVYQMLADYQAGPEGGQGFMRLLHFDTDNNRIVVNTYSPYLDQYNYYDTETYPGKDEFVLDLDLQPKEKRVATDYFAVNVYTEVEIGKQEAVSSGSVAEMVWEGLDENERYWWYVVVEDEHTGMTKSDIWTFTKGKVADGPVEPDPSEPGGPGEPGKPGGNPGGPTNPGAPGPSKPNPMNPNPGQPGQPGKPADPVKVNNPAAPGSNDGKKNEQGKKQSGEKLPNTATNLYDFYVIGFLLLVMGVGCLVMVRKRRRVL
- a CDS encoding ABC transporter ATP-binding protein, translating into MSKLLSLQQVSYWYKQGSMQQYILKDVDMAFERGTFYTIVGPSGSGKTTFLALVSALDTPKEGMVLYEGTDLSKIGLTKFRNQYVSIVFQSYNLLPYMTAIQNVLTAMEITGVKQQNKKQYALDLLERVGISKDQANQKVLTLSGGQQQRVSIARAISSSADLIVADEPTGNLDEETAKSIITLLQKLAHDEGKCVIVVTHDQSIASDSDVKVTLTKGRMVEERMREAVVR